A genomic segment from Deltaproteobacteria bacterium encodes:
- a CDS encoding ABC transporter substrate-binding protein: MRHRPLSPIVFFAALMATGFGVNAPASAQDKVRIAWAGSTPSNTPTWVADQKGFLKKNGLQAELINISASTIVIQALLTGEVDMTIGTAATLVTSRLAGSDTVVIFANVPHFVDHVVSAPSITSPEQLKGKIGGVNRLGTTSDAGLRIGLRRFGIDPEKDTQIIAVGENPQRLAALSKGIVHYTIISEPHVREAEKLGFRDLIDFGTMKIPFHWNCLVTTERVIKTKRPMVAKVVRAFSEAIHYIKTDKEGAKQIIGRNLKMSDPEGLERAYRAYAAAFPEIPKPHTDGVKTLLDDMAPKQAKAASADPKTFVDASFVQELENAGFYKQLYKR; encoded by the coding sequence TTGAGACACAGACCGCTATCGCCGATCGTGTTTTTCGCTGCGCTAATGGCCACGGGCTTCGGCGTTAATGCCCCAGCTAGCGCCCAGGACAAAGTCCGCATCGCCTGGGCCGGCAGCACGCCATCCAACACACCCACTTGGGTGGCCGATCAAAAAGGCTTTCTGAAAAAGAACGGCTTGCAAGCCGAGCTGATCAACATCAGCGCGAGTACAATTGTCATTCAAGCGCTGCTCACGGGCGAAGTCGACATGACCATCGGCACTGCGGCGACATTAGTCACTTCGCGCCTTGCCGGCTCCGACACGGTGGTGATCTTCGCCAACGTGCCGCACTTCGTCGACCACGTGGTTAGCGCTCCGAGCATTACCAGTCCGGAGCAGCTCAAAGGCAAGATCGGCGGCGTCAATCGCTTGGGCACCACTTCCGACGCTGGCCTGCGCATCGGCCTGCGCCGCTTTGGCATCGACCCTGAGAAAGACACCCAGATCATCGCCGTCGGCGAAAACCCGCAGCGCTTAGCGGCCCTGAGCAAGGGGATCGTGCACTACACGATCATCAGCGAGCCCCATGTGCGCGAAGCCGAGAAGCTCGGTTTCAGAGATCTGATCGATTTTGGCACCATGAAGATTCCTTTTCATTGGAACTGCCTGGTGACCACCGAGCGGGTCATCAAAACCAAACGTCCGATGGTAGCGAAAGTCGTCAGAGCATTCAGCGAAGCGATTCACTACATCAAGACCGACAAGGAAGGCGCGAAACAGATTATTGGCAGGAATCTCAAGATGAGCGATCCCGAAGGGCTTGAGCGCGCCTACCGTGCCTACGCCGCTGCGTTCCCCGAAATACCCAAACCGCATACCGATGGTGTAAAGACTCTGCTCGATGACATGGCACCCAAACAAGCCAAAGCGGCCAGTGCCGATCCGAAAACGTTTGTCGACGCCAGCTTCGTGCAGGAATTGGAGAACGCCGGATTCTATAAGCAGCTCTACAAAAGATAA